Proteins encoded in a region of the Chloroflexota bacterium genome:
- a CDS encoding DUF2284 domain-containing protein encodes MTAKRGIVRLMGGAVDEATLKADLERYCQMAVELGASGAVIIPASWVTVDERVRLKCVVPRCIRAGETPCCPPYAPELDLVRRALSRFPWAILLKGDVGPIEEYAPGKGTTRGEKRKTLLYHQKSAEVVYEVERQAYKDGYHLAMGFGGGSCKDYLCRGVICQFLDSGRCRFPQRARPTMEGVGVDVHSLINRVGWESYALLDDLSLVPCAITVGIVFIC; translated from the coding sequence GTGACAGCTAAGAGAGGGATAGTCCGGCTCATGGGTGGGGCAGTGGATGAGGCGACTTTGAAGGCGGACCTGGAGCGCTACTGCCAGATGGCCGTGGAGTTGGGGGCTTCGGGGGCGGTCATCATCCCTGCCAGTTGGGTCACCGTAGATGAGCGGGTGCGGCTGAAGTGCGTGGTGCCCCGCTGTATCCGGGCGGGGGAGACCCCCTGCTGTCCTCCCTATGCCCCGGAGCTGGACCTGGTGCGCCGGGCCCTGAGCCGTTTCCCCTGGGCCATATTGCTCAAGGGCGATGTGGGACCGATAGAGGAGTATGCCCCGGGGAAGGGGACCACCAGGGGGGAGAAAAGGAAGACCCTCCTCTACCACCAGAAAAGCGCCGAGGTGGTCTATGAGGTGGAGCGCCAGGCCTACAAGGATGGCTATCATCTGGCCATGGGGTTCGGCGGTGGTTCCTGCAAGGACTACCTGTGCCGGGGGGTGATATGCCAGTTCCTGGACAGCGGGCGGTGCCGTTTTCCCCAACGGGCCCGGCCGACCATGGAGGGGGTGGGCGTGGATGTCCACTCCCTTATCAACCGGGTTGGCTGGGAATCCTACGCTCTCCTGGATGACCTCAGCCTCGTCCCCTGCGCCATCACCGTGGGCATAGTCTTTATTTGTTAG
- a CDS encoding DUF167 domain-containing protein, which translates to MAENRATVEIHLQPGAKRNEVVSLRDGVLRVRVTAPPLKGQANSALLTLVAELLATPKNSIAITRGYASRHKVITIQGLSPENLAEKLAQALSRKQPSH; encoded by the coding sequence ATGGCAGAGAATAGGGCAACTGTTGAAATTCATCTGCAACCCGGGGCCAAAAGGAACGAGGTGGTGAGTCTGAGGGATGGTGTCCTCCGGGTAAGGGTGACGGCACCACCTCTGAAGGGTCAGGCCAACAGTGCACTGCTTACACTTGTGGCTGAGCTGCTGGCGACGCCAAAGAATAGCATCGCCATTACCCGGGGCTATGCCAGCCGACACAAGGTTATCACTATCCAGGGCCTAAGCCCGGAGAATCTTGCAGAGAAGCTTGCCCAAGCCTTGTCCCGAAAGCAACCTTCGCATTGA